From the genome of Neodiprion pinetum isolate iyNeoPine1 chromosome 3, iyNeoPine1.2, whole genome shotgun sequence, one region includes:
- the LOC124213690 gene encoding uncharacterized protein isoform X2, translating to MALSSELLLRLDADAEPLPKRLKLAENAFCSTDLPITHKEDLIVKWLCKVAPTELIVWKSLRLCVYCQTDNRTTLNLETKTKLVETLTNQLNFREENIPDEMLDCCIWILTNPKMQHYFQNVLSKFGRFLQCLLIRIRLENFKQAATNDDVPERSSLVLSEVRQACVLNSIDSLIQVHKHHSDKNQVAETFLDYVLSPLCALIDPTCTDNSNRIGAETHKCIQQILFGKARYNEYKEYSSGIGNGCLPVKLFTTLTQLLAKMGSDDVSVMLSYVFRAAVGSYKTDGELIDSFFRSFVNSAGNLKTVVSNYLINYLTDIHLEFGNKIDNLTLMEFLTSLIDEILSKEERLSRKDYDLLRNVTNLNPLVVESKLPAIFRRILLEARSSRSEEQSYVMFLISAVDASSRLRREQKLIPWLLLALNTALQENKKCCPLLAEVFPTHFTSKFTSLASGLHSPQVTAMLKSLSYHLKSNCVDEFNINSAGQVTLMTECTVLLMVSFFNGIRIFEHNIPLPMQKKFTSALSELGDILSTLSKKISNTTYNGRMTIILLEAALSWSRVWSLLAFYAPKSGAENMPFPISEDDLQHLIQRVENFGDTGCKEALMITHSESSFQKLQDLLRQETLEENKRFVIVILCQIFIEIGSLAKQNMTTDIVARINIVNILEAESDDAIPALDSNKLIKDIPVLSTLHNDEMYRIEKYLHALLCLPIRHLGISLRTMTFVITYVIERSCQHHERIKTLCNNILFESLEEGGLNVLEYIDLDSLVPNLPRNKVLQKAFELSLRNVKTLSGSPTLLTLSSCPDESISTVLSCIENVKQKTNKTVKLTLDKVEKKLGKRALKTCNENIESAEEVKKITMALKISLGKNSVKENLKKSVSSMLRSAFMNGVDVSSKEENHNNDREDFIKKALELAIIALQHRSYLELPDEIVAGIWSTVLKYPQTKLLTILLEATTPKVFNEVLMSLHRQTEMELYEPDAIKLNNTLVIWNCIEMSDMGTSRNKSRQHATRKLMRMLLILEIRTEHWPDVLKLLQVIVNSKHMQLFGEFIDMIISIATRSIREGNSLLECDNVLILCLSLLRSRVEMMTDRLPLLLQLFRQAVTFVSSQAKKESTENSHLLGLCALNVEKVTSALCKLKRHMERLSPYLISDMVDVFAKGDLEPIKEPFQNCINKLLSICDPHGVALNYRALPAAKREIFKNMSDTYNKFHRFTGKI from the exons ATGGCCTTGTCAAGCG AGCTTTTGTTGCGTTTGGACGCGGATGCGGAACCGCTGCCAAAACGACTGAAACTGGCTGAGAACGCATTTTGCAGCACTGATCTGCCGATAACTCATAAAGAAGATTTGATAGTCAAATGGCTGTGCAAAGTAGCACCCACAGAATTGATAGTTTGGAAGAGTTTGAGACTTTGTGTTTACTGTCAAACTGACAACAGAACCACTCTAAATCTCGAAACGAAAACGAAACTGGTTGAAACTCTAACAAACCAACTGAACTTCAGGGAGGAAAATATTCCTGATGAGATGCTCGATTGCTGCATTTGGATTTTGACAAACCCTAAAATGCAGCATTACTTCCAGAACGTACTGAGCAAATTCGGACGTTTTTTGCAATGTCTACTCATCAGAATTAGGCTAGAGAACTTTAAACAGGCAGCTACTAATGATGATGTGCCTGAACGAAGCAGCCTTGTCTTGTCAGAAGTTAGACAAGCTTGTGTCTTGAATTCCATTGATAGTTTAATTCAGGTGCATAAACACCATTCCGATAAAAATCAGGTGGCTGAAACTTTTTTGGACTATGTTTTGAGTCCACTCTGCGCCCTAATAGATCCTACCTGCACGGACAACTCTAATAGGATTGGAGCAGAAACGCATAAATGTatacaacaaatattgtttggCAAAGCAAGGTACAACGAGTACAAAGAATAtagttccggaataggaaatGGATGTTTACCTGTAAAATTATTCACCACACTTACCCAACTCCTTGCTAAAATGGGTTCTGATGATGTTTCGGTTATGTTGAGTTACGTCTTCCGTGCTGCAGTTGGCTCCTATAAAACAGACGGTGAACTGATAGACAGCTTCTTCAGAAGCTTTGTAAATTCTGCGGGTAATCTAAAAACTGTAGTATCAAATTACCTGATTAATTATCTGACTGACATTCATCTGGAGTTTGGTAACAAGATTGACAATCTAACTCTGATGGAATTTCTTACCAGCTTAATTGACGAGATTCTTTCAAAAGAAGAAAGGTTGAGTCGTAAGGATTATGATCTGTTGCGCAATGTTACCAACTTGAATCCGCTGGTTGTAGAAAGTAAATTACCAGCCATCTTCCGGAGAATACTCCTCGAAGCTAGATCATCAAGGTCTGAAGAGCAGTCCTACGTTATGTTCCTGATTAGCGCCGTGGATGCAAGCTCGCGTCTgaggcgtgaacaaaaattgattccaTGGCTTCTGCTGGCTCTTAACACAGCTCTccaggaaaataaaaagtgcTGTCCATTACTAGCAGAAGTTTTCCCTACCCACTTCACTTCCAAATTCACAAGTCTTGCTAGCGGTTTGCATAGCCCGCAAGTTACAGCTATGCTCAAGTCGCTGAGTTACCACTTAAAATCAAACTGTGTGGATGAATTTAATATCAACTCTGCAG GTCAGGTTACCCTGATGACAGAATGTACAGTCCTATTAatggtttcattttttaatggTATTCGGATATTTGAACACAACATACCTCTTCccatgcaaaaaaaatttaccagtGCATTAAGTGAACTGGGTGACATACTTTCTACTCTAAGCAAAAAGATTTCGAATACCACATATAATGGTAGGATGACGATTATCTTGTTGGAAGCTGCTCTGTCATGGAGCAGAGTATGGAGTCTACTGGCTTTCTACGCCCCAAAATCGGGCGCGGAAAATATGCCTTTCCCAATTTCAGAGGATGACTTGCAGCATCTGATCCAAAGGGTCGAGAACTTTGGAGATACGGGCTGCAAAGAAGCCCTG ATGATCACACACAGTGAAAGCAGCTTCCAAAAGTTACAAGATTTATTGAGGCAAGAAACTctagaagaaaataaaagattcgTTATTGTGATACTCtgccaaatttttattgaaattggatCATTAGCTAAACAAAACATGACTACGGATATAGTCGCACGAATTAATATT GTAAACATATTGGAAGCTGAGAGTGATGATGCTATTCCAGCATTGGATTCCAATAAACTGATTAAGGATATTCCAGTATTATCAACTCTGCATAACGATGAGATGTACAGGATAGAGAAATATTTACATGCCTTACTGTGTCTACCTATCAGGCATCTTGGTATTTCACTAAGGACAATGACGTTTGTAATTACTTACGTTATTGAAAGATCATGTCAACATCATGAAAGAATTAAAACCTTATGCAACAACATATTATTTG AAAGTCTAGAAGAAGGTGGGCTGAATGTTTTGGAGTACATTGATTTGGACTCATTGGTACCTAATCTTCCCAGAAACAAAGTTTTACAAAAAGCGTTCGAATTATCATTGCGCAATGTAAAGACGTTATCAGGATCTCCGACTTTACTTACACTTAGTAGCTGTCCAGACGAATCAATTTCAACAGTTTTATCATGTATCGAAAATgtcaaacaaaaaacaaataagaCAGTAAAACTTACTCTGgataaagttgaaaagaaactgGGCAAGCGAGCTTTGAAAACATGTAACGAAAATATAGAATCTGCTGAAGAAGTCAAGAAAATTACCATGGCATTAAAAATTTCCCTTGGAAAAAACAGTGTCAAagaaaatcttaaaaaatcgGTTAGCTCAATGCTCCGATCCGCCTTTATG AATGGTGTGGATGTAAGttcaaaagaagaaaatcacAACAACGATAGAGAGGACTTCATTAAAAAAGCTTTAGAATTGGCAATCATCGCCTTGCAACATAGGTCATATTTAGAGTTACCAGACGAAATTGTTGCAGGCATTTGGAGTACTGTTTTAAAATATCCACAAACAAAACTACTAACCATCTTGCTGGAGGCTACAACTCCGAAAGTATTCAACGAAGTTTTGATGTCCCTCCACAGGCAGACT GAAATGGAATTGTATGAGCCTGATGcgataaaattgaacaatacaCTTGTTATTTGGAATTGCATTGAGATGTCAGACATGGGAACAAGTCGAAATAAATCTCGACAGCACGCTACGCGAAAGCTGATGCGGATGCTGCTGATACTTGAGATAAGAACTGAGCACTGGCCCGATGTGTTAAAATTGCTACAAGTGATCGTTAACTCAAAGCATATGCAGCTATTTGGTGAATTTATCGACATGATAATATCGATAGCTACCAGGTCAATAAGAGAAGGAAATAGCTTGCTTGAATGCGACAATGTATTAATACTTTGCCTGAGCTTATTAAGATCCAGAGTTGAAATGATGACTGACAGACTCCCGCTACTATTGCAGCTTTTCAGACAAGCTGTTACCTTTGTATCCTCCCAAGCTAAAAAAGAAAGTACAGAAAATAGTCATTTATTGGGACTATGCGCTCTTAACGTTGAAAA AGTTACCAGTGCCTTATGCAAATTGAAAAGGCATATGGAAAGGCTCAGCCCTTACTTAATTTCTGATATGGTAGATGTTTTTGCAAAAGGAGATTTAGAGCCCATCAAA gaGCCATTCCAAAATTGTATCAACAAACTACTGAGCATTTGCGATCCTCACGGAGTGGCCTTAAACTATAGAGCCTTACCAGCAGCAAAGcgtgaaatattcaaaaacatGAGCGATACATACAACAAGTTCCATAGATTTActggaaaaatttga
- the LOC124213690 gene encoding uncharacterized protein isoform X1, translating into MALSSELLLRLDADAEPLPKRLKLAENAFCSTDLPITHKEDLIVKWLCKVAPTELIVWKSLRLCVYCQTDNRTTLNLETKTKLVETLTNQLNFREENIPDEMLDCCIWILTNPKMQHYFQNVLSKFGRFLQCLLIRIRLENFKQAATNDDVPERSSLVLSEVRQACVLNSIDSLIQVHKHHSDKNQVAETFLDYVLSPLCALIDPTCTDNSNRIGAETHKCIQQILFGKARYNEYKEYSSGIGNGCLPVKLFTTLTQLLAKMGSDDVSVMLSYVFRAAVGSYKTDGELIDSFFRSFVNSAGNLKTVVSNYLINYLTDIHLEFGNKIDNLTLMEFLTSLIDEILSKEERLSRKDYDLLRNVTNLNPLVVESKLPAIFRRILLEARSSRSEEQSYVMFLISAVDASSRLRREQKLIPWLLLALNTALQENKKCCPLLAEVFPTHFTSKFTSLASGLHSPQVTAMLKSLSYHLKSNCVDEFNINSAGQVTLMTECTVLLMVSFFNGIRIFEHNIPLPMQKKFTSALSELGDILSTLSKKISNTTYNGRMTIILLEAALSWSRVWSLLAFYAPKSGAENMPFPISEDDLQHLIQRVENFGDTGCKEALNKFSLHRTKINLIREPQARLTGLVGEMQNFWLLILQDYPELVSLLTLDQLMQLTSFFLAQMITHSESSFQKLQDLLRQETLEENKRFVIVILCQIFIEIGSLAKQNMTTDIVARINIVNILEAESDDAIPALDSNKLIKDIPVLSTLHNDEMYRIEKYLHALLCLPIRHLGISLRTMTFVITYVIERSCQHHERIKTLCNNILFESLEEGGLNVLEYIDLDSLVPNLPRNKVLQKAFELSLRNVKTLSGSPTLLTLSSCPDESISTVLSCIENVKQKTNKTVKLTLDKVEKKLGKRALKTCNENIESAEEVKKITMALKISLGKNSVKENLKKSVSSMLRSAFMNGVDVSSKEENHNNDREDFIKKALELAIIALQHRSYLELPDEIVAGIWSTVLKYPQTKLLTILLEATTPKVFNEVLMSLHRQTEMELYEPDAIKLNNTLVIWNCIEMSDMGTSRNKSRQHATRKLMRMLLILEIRTEHWPDVLKLLQVIVNSKHMQLFGEFIDMIISIATRSIREGNSLLECDNVLILCLSLLRSRVEMMTDRLPLLLQLFRQAVTFVSSQAKKESTENSHLLGLCALNVEKVTSALCKLKRHMERLSPYLISDMVDVFAKGDLEPIKEPFQNCINKLLSICDPHGVALNYRALPAAKREIFKNMSDTYNKFHRFTGKI; encoded by the exons ATGGCCTTGTCAAGCG AGCTTTTGTTGCGTTTGGACGCGGATGCGGAACCGCTGCCAAAACGACTGAAACTGGCTGAGAACGCATTTTGCAGCACTGATCTGCCGATAACTCATAAAGAAGATTTGATAGTCAAATGGCTGTGCAAAGTAGCACCCACAGAATTGATAGTTTGGAAGAGTTTGAGACTTTGTGTTTACTGTCAAACTGACAACAGAACCACTCTAAATCTCGAAACGAAAACGAAACTGGTTGAAACTCTAACAAACCAACTGAACTTCAGGGAGGAAAATATTCCTGATGAGATGCTCGATTGCTGCATTTGGATTTTGACAAACCCTAAAATGCAGCATTACTTCCAGAACGTACTGAGCAAATTCGGACGTTTTTTGCAATGTCTACTCATCAGAATTAGGCTAGAGAACTTTAAACAGGCAGCTACTAATGATGATGTGCCTGAACGAAGCAGCCTTGTCTTGTCAGAAGTTAGACAAGCTTGTGTCTTGAATTCCATTGATAGTTTAATTCAGGTGCATAAACACCATTCCGATAAAAATCAGGTGGCTGAAACTTTTTTGGACTATGTTTTGAGTCCACTCTGCGCCCTAATAGATCCTACCTGCACGGACAACTCTAATAGGATTGGAGCAGAAACGCATAAATGTatacaacaaatattgtttggCAAAGCAAGGTACAACGAGTACAAAGAATAtagttccggaataggaaatGGATGTTTACCTGTAAAATTATTCACCACACTTACCCAACTCCTTGCTAAAATGGGTTCTGATGATGTTTCGGTTATGTTGAGTTACGTCTTCCGTGCTGCAGTTGGCTCCTATAAAACAGACGGTGAACTGATAGACAGCTTCTTCAGAAGCTTTGTAAATTCTGCGGGTAATCTAAAAACTGTAGTATCAAATTACCTGATTAATTATCTGACTGACATTCATCTGGAGTTTGGTAACAAGATTGACAATCTAACTCTGATGGAATTTCTTACCAGCTTAATTGACGAGATTCTTTCAAAAGAAGAAAGGTTGAGTCGTAAGGATTATGATCTGTTGCGCAATGTTACCAACTTGAATCCGCTGGTTGTAGAAAGTAAATTACCAGCCATCTTCCGGAGAATACTCCTCGAAGCTAGATCATCAAGGTCTGAAGAGCAGTCCTACGTTATGTTCCTGATTAGCGCCGTGGATGCAAGCTCGCGTCTgaggcgtgaacaaaaattgattccaTGGCTTCTGCTGGCTCTTAACACAGCTCTccaggaaaataaaaagtgcTGTCCATTACTAGCAGAAGTTTTCCCTACCCACTTCACTTCCAAATTCACAAGTCTTGCTAGCGGTTTGCATAGCCCGCAAGTTACAGCTATGCTCAAGTCGCTGAGTTACCACTTAAAATCAAACTGTGTGGATGAATTTAATATCAACTCTGCAG GTCAGGTTACCCTGATGACAGAATGTACAGTCCTATTAatggtttcattttttaatggTATTCGGATATTTGAACACAACATACCTCTTCccatgcaaaaaaaatttaccagtGCATTAAGTGAACTGGGTGACATACTTTCTACTCTAAGCAAAAAGATTTCGAATACCACATATAATGGTAGGATGACGATTATCTTGTTGGAAGCTGCTCTGTCATGGAGCAGAGTATGGAGTCTACTGGCTTTCTACGCCCCAAAATCGGGCGCGGAAAATATGCCTTTCCCAATTTCAGAGGATGACTTGCAGCATCTGATCCAAAGGGTCGAGAACTTTGGAGATACGGGCTGCAAAGAAGCCCTG AACAAATTTTCACTGCaccgaacaaaaataaatctgaTTCGTGAACCCCAGGCAAGGTTGACTGGTCTTGTCGGCGAGatgcaaaatttttggttaCTTATTCTTCAGGATTATCCAGAGCTTGTTTCATTATTAACCCTTGATCAGCTAATGCAGCTGACCTCGTTCTTTTTGGCACAGATGATCACACACAGTGAAAGCAGCTTCCAAAAGTTACAAGATTTATTGAGGCAAGAAACTctagaagaaaataaaagattcgTTATTGTGATACTCtgccaaatttttattgaaattggatCATTAGCTAAACAAAACATGACTACGGATATAGTCGCACGAATTAATATT GTAAACATATTGGAAGCTGAGAGTGATGATGCTATTCCAGCATTGGATTCCAATAAACTGATTAAGGATATTCCAGTATTATCAACTCTGCATAACGATGAGATGTACAGGATAGAGAAATATTTACATGCCTTACTGTGTCTACCTATCAGGCATCTTGGTATTTCACTAAGGACAATGACGTTTGTAATTACTTACGTTATTGAAAGATCATGTCAACATCATGAAAGAATTAAAACCTTATGCAACAACATATTATTTG AAAGTCTAGAAGAAGGTGGGCTGAATGTTTTGGAGTACATTGATTTGGACTCATTGGTACCTAATCTTCCCAGAAACAAAGTTTTACAAAAAGCGTTCGAATTATCATTGCGCAATGTAAAGACGTTATCAGGATCTCCGACTTTACTTACACTTAGTAGCTGTCCAGACGAATCAATTTCAACAGTTTTATCATGTATCGAAAATgtcaaacaaaaaacaaataagaCAGTAAAACTTACTCTGgataaagttgaaaagaaactgGGCAAGCGAGCTTTGAAAACATGTAACGAAAATATAGAATCTGCTGAAGAAGTCAAGAAAATTACCATGGCATTAAAAATTTCCCTTGGAAAAAACAGTGTCAAagaaaatcttaaaaaatcgGTTAGCTCAATGCTCCGATCCGCCTTTATG AATGGTGTGGATGTAAGttcaaaagaagaaaatcacAACAACGATAGAGAGGACTTCATTAAAAAAGCTTTAGAATTGGCAATCATCGCCTTGCAACATAGGTCATATTTAGAGTTACCAGACGAAATTGTTGCAGGCATTTGGAGTACTGTTTTAAAATATCCACAAACAAAACTACTAACCATCTTGCTGGAGGCTACAACTCCGAAAGTATTCAACGAAGTTTTGATGTCCCTCCACAGGCAGACT GAAATGGAATTGTATGAGCCTGATGcgataaaattgaacaatacaCTTGTTATTTGGAATTGCATTGAGATGTCAGACATGGGAACAAGTCGAAATAAATCTCGACAGCACGCTACGCGAAAGCTGATGCGGATGCTGCTGATACTTGAGATAAGAACTGAGCACTGGCCCGATGTGTTAAAATTGCTACAAGTGATCGTTAACTCAAAGCATATGCAGCTATTTGGTGAATTTATCGACATGATAATATCGATAGCTACCAGGTCAATAAGAGAAGGAAATAGCTTGCTTGAATGCGACAATGTATTAATACTTTGCCTGAGCTTATTAAGATCCAGAGTTGAAATGATGACTGACAGACTCCCGCTACTATTGCAGCTTTTCAGACAAGCTGTTACCTTTGTATCCTCCCAAGCTAAAAAAGAAAGTACAGAAAATAGTCATTTATTGGGACTATGCGCTCTTAACGTTGAAAA AGTTACCAGTGCCTTATGCAAATTGAAAAGGCATATGGAAAGGCTCAGCCCTTACTTAATTTCTGATATGGTAGATGTTTTTGCAAAAGGAGATTTAGAGCCCATCAAA gaGCCATTCCAAAATTGTATCAACAAACTACTGAGCATTTGCGATCCTCACGGAGTGGCCTTAAACTATAGAGCCTTACCAGCAGCAAAGcgtgaaatattcaaaaacatGAGCGATACATACAACAAGTTCCATAGATTTActggaaaaatttga
- the LOC124213690 gene encoding uncharacterized protein isoform X3: MALSSELLLRLDADAEPLPKRLKLAENAFCSTDLPITHKEDLIVKWLCKVAPTELIVWKSLRLCVYCQTDNRTTLNLETKTKLVETLTNQLNFREENIPDEMLDCCIWILTNPKMQHYFQNVLSKFGRFLQCLLIRIRLENFKQAATNDDVPERSSLVLSEVRQACVLNSIDSLIQVHKHHSDKNQVAETFLDYVLSPLCALIDPTCTDNSNRIGAETHKCIQQILFGKARYNEYKEYSSGIGNGCLPVKLFTTLTQLLAKMGSDDVSVMLSYVFRAAVGSYKTDGELIDSFFRSFVNSAGNLKTVVSNYLINYLTDIHLEFGNKIDNLTLMEFLTSLIDEILSKEERLSRKDYDLLRNVTNLNPLVVESKLPAIFRRILLEARSSRSEEQSYVMFLISAVDASSRLRREQKLIPWLLLALNTALQENKKCCPLLAEVFPTHFTSKFTSLASGLHSPQVTAMLKSLSYHLKSNCVDEFNINSAGQVTLMTECTVLLMVSFFNGIRIFEHNIPLPMQKKFTSALSELGDILSTLSKKISNTTYNGRMTIILLEAALSWSRVWSLLAFYAPKSGAENMPFPISEDDLQHLIQRVENFGDTGCKEALNKFSLHRTKINLIREPQARLTGLVGEMQNFWLLILQDYPELVSLLTLDQLMQLTSFFLAQMITHSESSFQKLQDLLRQETLEENKRFVIVILCQIFIEIGSLAKQNMTTDIVARINIVNILEAESDDAIPALDSNKLIKDIPVLSTLHNDEMYRIEKYLHALLCLPIRHLGISLRTMTFVITYVIERSCQHHERIKTLCNNILFESLEEGGLNVLEYIDLDSLVPNLPRNKVLQKAFELSLRNVKTLSGSPTLLTLSSCPDESISTVLSCIENVKQKTNKTVKLTLDKVEKKLGKRALKTCNENIESAEEVKKITMALKISLGKNSVKENLKKSVSSMLRSAFMNGVDVSSKEENHNNDREDFIKKALELAIIALQHRSYLELPDEIVAGIWSTVLKYPQTKLLTILLEATTPKVFNEVLMSLHRQTSRMDSARKEHEK; the protein is encoded by the exons ATGGCCTTGTCAAGCG AGCTTTTGTTGCGTTTGGACGCGGATGCGGAACCGCTGCCAAAACGACTGAAACTGGCTGAGAACGCATTTTGCAGCACTGATCTGCCGATAACTCATAAAGAAGATTTGATAGTCAAATGGCTGTGCAAAGTAGCACCCACAGAATTGATAGTTTGGAAGAGTTTGAGACTTTGTGTTTACTGTCAAACTGACAACAGAACCACTCTAAATCTCGAAACGAAAACGAAACTGGTTGAAACTCTAACAAACCAACTGAACTTCAGGGAGGAAAATATTCCTGATGAGATGCTCGATTGCTGCATTTGGATTTTGACAAACCCTAAAATGCAGCATTACTTCCAGAACGTACTGAGCAAATTCGGACGTTTTTTGCAATGTCTACTCATCAGAATTAGGCTAGAGAACTTTAAACAGGCAGCTACTAATGATGATGTGCCTGAACGAAGCAGCCTTGTCTTGTCAGAAGTTAGACAAGCTTGTGTCTTGAATTCCATTGATAGTTTAATTCAGGTGCATAAACACCATTCCGATAAAAATCAGGTGGCTGAAACTTTTTTGGACTATGTTTTGAGTCCACTCTGCGCCCTAATAGATCCTACCTGCACGGACAACTCTAATAGGATTGGAGCAGAAACGCATAAATGTatacaacaaatattgtttggCAAAGCAAGGTACAACGAGTACAAAGAATAtagttccggaataggaaatGGATGTTTACCTGTAAAATTATTCACCACACTTACCCAACTCCTTGCTAAAATGGGTTCTGATGATGTTTCGGTTATGTTGAGTTACGTCTTCCGTGCTGCAGTTGGCTCCTATAAAACAGACGGTGAACTGATAGACAGCTTCTTCAGAAGCTTTGTAAATTCTGCGGGTAATCTAAAAACTGTAGTATCAAATTACCTGATTAATTATCTGACTGACATTCATCTGGAGTTTGGTAACAAGATTGACAATCTAACTCTGATGGAATTTCTTACCAGCTTAATTGACGAGATTCTTTCAAAAGAAGAAAGGTTGAGTCGTAAGGATTATGATCTGTTGCGCAATGTTACCAACTTGAATCCGCTGGTTGTAGAAAGTAAATTACCAGCCATCTTCCGGAGAATACTCCTCGAAGCTAGATCATCAAGGTCTGAAGAGCAGTCCTACGTTATGTTCCTGATTAGCGCCGTGGATGCAAGCTCGCGTCTgaggcgtgaacaaaaattgattccaTGGCTTCTGCTGGCTCTTAACACAGCTCTccaggaaaataaaaagtgcTGTCCATTACTAGCAGAAGTTTTCCCTACCCACTTCACTTCCAAATTCACAAGTCTTGCTAGCGGTTTGCATAGCCCGCAAGTTACAGCTATGCTCAAGTCGCTGAGTTACCACTTAAAATCAAACTGTGTGGATGAATTTAATATCAACTCTGCAG GTCAGGTTACCCTGATGACAGAATGTACAGTCCTATTAatggtttcattttttaatggTATTCGGATATTTGAACACAACATACCTCTTCccatgcaaaaaaaatttaccagtGCATTAAGTGAACTGGGTGACATACTTTCTACTCTAAGCAAAAAGATTTCGAATACCACATATAATGGTAGGATGACGATTATCTTGTTGGAAGCTGCTCTGTCATGGAGCAGAGTATGGAGTCTACTGGCTTTCTACGCCCCAAAATCGGGCGCGGAAAATATGCCTTTCCCAATTTCAGAGGATGACTTGCAGCATCTGATCCAAAGGGTCGAGAACTTTGGAGATACGGGCTGCAAAGAAGCCCTG AACAAATTTTCACTGCaccgaacaaaaataaatctgaTTCGTGAACCCCAGGCAAGGTTGACTGGTCTTGTCGGCGAGatgcaaaatttttggttaCTTATTCTTCAGGATTATCCAGAGCTTGTTTCATTATTAACCCTTGATCAGCTAATGCAGCTGACCTCGTTCTTTTTGGCACAGATGATCACACACAGTGAAAGCAGCTTCCAAAAGTTACAAGATTTATTGAGGCAAGAAACTctagaagaaaataaaagattcgTTATTGTGATACTCtgccaaatttttattgaaattggatCATTAGCTAAACAAAACATGACTACGGATATAGTCGCACGAATTAATATT GTAAACATATTGGAAGCTGAGAGTGATGATGCTATTCCAGCATTGGATTCCAATAAACTGATTAAGGATATTCCAGTATTATCAACTCTGCATAACGATGAGATGTACAGGATAGAGAAATATTTACATGCCTTACTGTGTCTACCTATCAGGCATCTTGGTATTTCACTAAGGACAATGACGTTTGTAATTACTTACGTTATTGAAAGATCATGTCAACATCATGAAAGAATTAAAACCTTATGCAACAACATATTATTTG AAAGTCTAGAAGAAGGTGGGCTGAATGTTTTGGAGTACATTGATTTGGACTCATTGGTACCTAATCTTCCCAGAAACAAAGTTTTACAAAAAGCGTTCGAATTATCATTGCGCAATGTAAAGACGTTATCAGGATCTCCGACTTTACTTACACTTAGTAGCTGTCCAGACGAATCAATTTCAACAGTTTTATCATGTATCGAAAATgtcaaacaaaaaacaaataagaCAGTAAAACTTACTCTGgataaagttgaaaagaaactgGGCAAGCGAGCTTTGAAAACATGTAACGAAAATATAGAATCTGCTGAAGAAGTCAAGAAAATTACCATGGCATTAAAAATTTCCCTTGGAAAAAACAGTGTCAAagaaaatcttaaaaaatcgGTTAGCTCAATGCTCCGATCCGCCTTTATG AATGGTGTGGATGTAAGttcaaaagaagaaaatcacAACAACGATAGAGAGGACTTCATTAAAAAAGCTTTAGAATTGGCAATCATCGCCTTGCAACATAGGTCATATTTAGAGTTACCAGACGAAATTGTTGCAGGCATTTGGAGTACTGTTTTAAAATATCCACAAACAAAACTACTAACCATCTTGCTGGAGGCTACAACTCCGAAAGTATTCAACGAAGTTTTGATGTCCCTCCACAGGCAGACT TCTAGAATGGATTCTGCTAGGAAGGAACATGAAAAATAG